From Thermogemmatispora onikobensis, one genomic window encodes:
- a CDS encoding phosphotransferase gives MEGFFSAEAGGGEHWEGSAQPSFDLERIMEGFGLSSWQPLGLLTSPYSPEPLGMLLEIEGERYLLRPRPEGPAGEDGEHCYRFQRFLRLAGLPVPALRQTPTGAYCLELGGEERFELQQWPDGEDFASVGPRGLRWVEAAGSTLAQLHEASLRFPGPQHRWPAELQAGGLVQGWLNLARERAERCQVGAVASALQTWVEQWEAALPAAMMTLGAARGLPELHIHGDYQALNLRFDARGVCSVTGFYASRWEKRILEVAAALFAFSALDWQPATGETRPLVARGLEPERARAFLRGYGARAHPQGQEAVCLAEALTLTVPILTINGPLEDLFFAEGAELDEIGSQEEIDDVLERLAWASAWPGWLRRARRWLAELWEEAATS, from the coding sequence ATGGAGGGGTTTTTCTCCGCTGAGGCTGGTGGGGGCGAGCATTGGGAAGGGTCTGCACAGCCCTCTTTTGATCTGGAGCGGATCATGGAGGGGTTCGGCCTCTCATCCTGGCAGCCCCTGGGCCTGTTGACGTCTCCCTATAGCCCTGAGCCGCTGGGCATGCTACTGGAGATCGAGGGGGAGCGCTATCTGTTGCGCCCGCGCCCAGAGGGGCCGGCAGGCGAGGATGGTGAGCATTGCTATCGCTTTCAGCGCTTTTTGCGCCTGGCAGGTTTACCTGTGCCCGCTCTGCGCCAGACCCCAACGGGGGCCTATTGCCTGGAGCTGGGGGGAGAGGAGCGCTTTGAACTACAGCAGTGGCCAGATGGGGAGGACTTCGCCAGCGTGGGACCACGGGGGCTGCGCTGGGTGGAGGCCGCTGGCAGCACGCTGGCGCAGCTCCACGAGGCGTCACTCCGCTTCCCGGGTCCGCAGCACCGCTGGCCTGCGGAGTTGCAGGCCGGCGGGCTGGTGCAGGGCTGGCTCAATCTGGCCCGTGAGCGCGCCGAGCGTTGCCAGGTGGGAGCGGTCGCCAGCGCCTTGCAGACCTGGGTCGAGCAGTGGGAAGCGGCACTACCAGCAGCGATGATGACCCTCGGGGCGGCTCGTGGGCTGCCTGAGCTGCACATTCACGGAGATTACCAGGCGCTGAATCTGCGCTTCGATGCCAGGGGCGTGTGCTCAGTTACTGGTTTCTATGCTTCGCGCTGGGAGAAGCGCATTCTGGAGGTGGCGGCAGCCCTCTTTGCCTTCAGTGCTCTGGATTGGCAACCTGCGACGGGAGAGACGCGCCCACTGGTAGCCCGAGGACTGGAACCAGAGCGGGCACGGGCCTTTTTGCGCGGCTATGGGGCGCGTGCCCATCCCCAGGGGCAGGAGGCCGTCTGTCTGGCAGAGGCGCTGACGCTGACGGTGCCGATTCTGACAATCAACGGTCCACTGGAGGATCTCTTCTTCGCGGAGGGGGCAGAGCTGGACGAGATCGGGAGTCAGGAAGAGATCGACGACGTGCTGGAACGGCTGGCCTGGGCGAGTGCCTGGCCGGGCTGGCTGCGGCGCGCACGGCGCTGGCTGGCCGAGTTGTGGGAGGAGGCCGCCACCAGCTGA
- a CDS encoding sulfurtransferase, whose product MASDQRDRLLVEPAWLEEHLHDPRLRIVDMRGYVRTVERGAGEQEAVYEGARAEYEQGHIPGAVYLDWTSDIVDPASEVKAQVAPPERFAEVLGRLGIGDEHVVVAYDAHPASQFATRLWWALTYYGHREVRVLNGGFPRWLREGRPLTTEVPQFPPAVFTPRVQPALRATAEEVLAALGRAGVRVIDARDVGQYSGQVVRRPGRRGHIPGAINIPREELVDPQTGLFRSNEELAAVFARAGVRPEEQVIAYCNGGVAATVVLFSLALLGYPHLTNYDGSWNEWGVRPDLPTEV is encoded by the coding sequence ATGGCAAGTGACCAGCGCGACCGCTTGCTGGTCGAGCCGGCCTGGCTGGAGGAGCACTTGCACGATCCAAGGCTACGTATTGTGGATATGCGCGGCTATGTGCGCACCGTGGAGCGTGGAGCGGGTGAGCAGGAGGCAGTCTACGAGGGAGCGCGCGCTGAGTACGAGCAAGGGCACATTCCAGGTGCGGTCTATCTTGACTGGACGAGCGATATCGTTGATCCCGCTAGCGAGGTGAAGGCGCAGGTGGCGCCGCCGGAGCGCTTTGCTGAGGTGTTGGGGCGGCTGGGTATAGGGGATGAGCATGTGGTGGTGGCCTATGATGCACATCCGGCCTCGCAGTTTGCCACGCGCCTGTGGTGGGCGCTGACCTACTATGGTCATCGCGAGGTACGGGTGCTGAACGGAGGCTTTCCGCGTTGGCTGCGCGAGGGGCGTCCGCTGACGACGGAGGTGCCGCAGTTCCCGCCCGCGGTCTTTACACCGCGGGTGCAGCCGGCGTTGCGGGCCACGGCGGAGGAGGTGCTGGCGGCTCTGGGACGGGCAGGAGTCCGTGTGATTGATGCCCGCGATGTGGGCCAGTACAGCGGTCAGGTGGTGCGCCGCCCGGGTCGTCGGGGACATATTCCGGGCGCCATCAATATTCCGCGTGAGGAGCTGGTTGATCCTCAGACGGGTCTGTTCCGCAGCAACGAGGAGCTCGCGGCTGTCTTTGCCCGCGCCGGAGTGCGCCCGGAGGAACAGGTGATCGCTTATTGTAATGGCGGCGTGGCGGCGACGGTGGTGCTCTTTAGTCTGGCATTGCTGGGGTATCCTCATCTGACAAATTACGATGGCTCCTGGAACGAGTGGGGGGTCCGTCCCGATCTCCCTACGGAAGTGTAG
- a CDS encoding DUF6391 domain-containing protein — MASLNPVNAVMQQLLLGSAVRQNHALEHATIVLLSRKFPEVRFSGVSSALGFLVFGDVPTEEVLPAAEEALHLLRTTQPELAVHERCGTNLAVAGVLSGLSAMTVARMRRPFNTFNNVVLATTAALVLARPLGLTVQRYLTTQTPSSSMRITGVKRFEVLGTPAHFVSTENPEAARLFSW, encoded by the coding sequence ATGGCTTCGTTGAATCCTGTGAATGCGGTCATGCAGCAGTTGCTGCTGGGCAGCGCTGTGCGTCAGAATCATGCGCTGGAGCATGCCACCATTGTGCTGCTGAGCCGTAAGTTCCCGGAGGTGCGTTTCTCTGGGGTGTCATCGGCGCTGGGCTTTCTGGTTTTTGGCGATGTGCCGACAGAGGAGGTGCTGCCAGCAGCTGAGGAGGCGCTGCACTTGCTGCGTACGACGCAGCCGGAGCTGGCGGTCCATGAGCGCTGCGGCACGAATCTGGCAGTGGCAGGCGTGTTGAGTGGGCTGTCGGCGATGACGGTGGCGCGCATGCGGCGCCCCTTCAATACGTTCAATAATGTGGTTCTGGCGACGACGGCGGCCCTGGTTCTGGCGCGGCCTCTGGGGTTAACGGTGCAACGCTATCTGACAACCCAGACGCCCTCATCGTCGATGCGCATCACTGGGGTGAAGCGCTTCGAGGTGCTGGGAACACCGGCCCATTTTGTGAGCACGGAGAACCCGGAGGCGGCTCGGTTGTTCTCCTGGTGA
- a CDS encoding FHA domain-containing serine/threonine-protein kinase, which produces MQPSENPYARQKGHADDLQALVGRSLGQFRIVEPLGAGGMATVFKAYQPSLDRYVAVKVLPARYAHDPVFVKRFEQEARSVAKLVNPHIVQIHDFGEQEKITYIVMEYVDGGTLRDRLKSRSLSLVEAVDFLLQAAEGLRCAHSHNIVHRDVKPSNMLLRRDGHLLLSDFGIAKILEGTTHLTRAGVGIGTPQYMSPEQSTGQAVDQRSDIYSLGIVFFECLTGRVPFTAENPVSVTLKHLQEPLPIEPLRQAGVPAVIEQVVVKMTAKAPADRYQSIEEMAEALAAAMNAARLPLPRAWRLSTVPPPLSSEGSSSGSVSTLLSPQLGSWPAPPGARPQSAPSYGTPAATGASSSSTSGQSLGEPLAPRATSGTPFPTVTLSCFRCGTPNPSTRLFCTTCGYELADRKAAKDRYVDAQGRVVLASLTLQSGPLAGRSFRFHQDVTTIGRTNGNDFIIAGRTVSRRHARLWFDSGFWYLEDLQSANGTLVNGERIQQTMLRDGDVIQLGDERLIFHIVYK; this is translated from the coding sequence ATGCAACCATCAGAGAATCCCTATGCCCGGCAGAAGGGGCATGCCGATGATCTCCAGGCCCTCGTTGGGCGGTCCCTGGGTCAATTCCGTATCGTCGAGCCGCTGGGGGCGGGCGGGATGGCTACGGTCTTTAAAGCCTACCAGCCCTCGCTCGACCGTTATGTGGCGGTCAAAGTGCTTCCGGCTCGCTATGCCCATGACCCCGTCTTTGTCAAGCGCTTTGAGCAGGAGGCCCGTTCGGTCGCCAAGCTGGTGAATCCCCATATTGTCCAGATCCACGACTTCGGCGAGCAGGAAAAGATTACCTACATCGTCATGGAGTACGTCGACGGTGGCACTTTGCGGGATCGCCTGAAGAGTCGCTCGCTGTCCCTGGTGGAGGCTGTTGACTTTTTGCTCCAGGCGGCAGAGGGGCTGCGCTGCGCTCATAGCCATAATATTGTCCATCGTGATGTGAAGCCGAGTAATATGCTCTTGCGTCGCGATGGCCACCTGTTGCTCTCTGATTTTGGGATTGCTAAGATCTTGGAGGGGACGACGCACCTGACACGGGCCGGGGTGGGCATTGGGACGCCGCAGTATATGTCTCCAGAGCAGAGCACAGGCCAGGCTGTTGATCAGCGCAGCGACATCTACTCCCTGGGGATTGTCTTTTTTGAATGTCTGACGGGGCGGGTACCTTTCACCGCGGAGAATCCGGTCAGTGTGACGCTCAAGCATTTGCAGGAGCCGCTGCCGATTGAGCCGCTGCGTCAGGCGGGAGTGCCAGCGGTGATCGAGCAGGTTGTGGTGAAGATGACAGCTAAGGCGCCTGCTGATCGCTACCAGTCGATCGAGGAGATGGCGGAGGCTCTGGCGGCGGCAATGAATGCGGCTCGTCTGCCGCTGCCACGCGCCTGGCGGCTGTCAACAGTGCCTCCTCCTCTTTCTTCCGAGGGCAGCAGCAGCGGATCGGTCTCTACCTTGCTCTCACCTCAACTGGGGTCCTGGCCAGCTCCCCCTGGAGCCAGACCGCAGTCCGCTCCTTCTTATGGTACGCCCGCTGCCACAGGTGCCAGTAGCAGCTCTACCTCTGGCCAGAGCCTGGGGGAGCCGTTGGCACCCCGTGCCACGTCGGGTACACCATTCCCCACGGTGACATTATCGTGTTTCCGCTGCGGTACTCCTAACCCGAGCACGCGCCTGTTCTGTACGACTTGCGGCTATGAACTGGCCGATCGCAAGGCGGCAAAGGACCGCTATGTCGATGCTCAGGGGCGCGTGGTGTTGGCCAGTTTGACTCTACAGAGTGGACCGCTGGCTGGTCGCTCTTTCCGTTTCCATCAGGATGTGACGACGATTGGGCGCACCAATGGCAATGATTTTATTATTGCCGGTCGTACAGTCTCGCGCCGCCATGCCCGGCTGTGGTTCGATAGCGGCTTCTGGTACCTGGAGGATCTGCAGAGCGCCAATGGTACGCTGGTGAACGGCGAGCGTATTCAGCAGACCATGCTGCGCGATGGCGATGTGATCCAACTCGGCGATGAACGCTTGATCTTTCATATAGTTTATAAGTAA
- the odhB gene encoding 2-oxoglutarate dehydrogenase complex dihydrolipoyllysine-residue succinyltransferase, translating into MAIDIRVPPLGESVVEATVARWHKREGEQVRQGEVLAELETDKVSVEVTADHDGVLTEIVKREGEDVAVGEVLARLEEAAVATGASAASATGEARPSPEASAPSQQVRAEVQPESIPSGARLADGQRPPSPLARRIAAEYNIDLSQVKSSSPHGRVTKDDVLHYLEQQQALQQGQAPAQAQLQAQSQPSQPAATAPVTAQPGRGDGASATAGPVLEPPPLLPLESRREERIRLSRRRLTIAQRLVEAQHTAAMLTTFNEVDMSAILAVRARHREEFKQRYSISLGFMSFFTKAVVGALKAFPYLNAELQGRELLVKHYYDIGIAVSTDEGLVVPVVRDADRKSFVEIEREIAELARRARSNELTLADLQGGTFTITNGGVFGSLLSTPILNGPQVGILGMHKVQERPVVVDGQVVVRPMMYVALSYDHRVVDGREAVQFLVRVKELLEDPERLLLEG; encoded by the coding sequence ATGGCGATAGATATTCGTGTTCCTCCCCTGGGCGAATCAGTGGTTGAGGCCACGGTGGCGCGCTGGCACAAGCGCGAGGGGGAGCAGGTCCGTCAGGGCGAAGTGCTGGCGGAGCTGGAGACCGACAAGGTGAGCGTTGAGGTGACCGCGGACCATGACGGGGTGCTGACCGAGATTGTGAAGCGTGAGGGGGAGGATGTGGCCGTTGGTGAGGTTCTGGCTCGTCTCGAGGAGGCCGCCGTTGCGACGGGGGCGAGCGCCGCGTCCGCTACGGGTGAGGCACGGCCCTCGCCTGAGGCCTCGGCTCCATCCCAGCAGGTGCGGGCAGAGGTTCAGCCCGAGAGCATACCGTCGGGTGCGCGTCTTGCAGATGGGCAACGTCCACCTTCTCCGCTGGCGCGTCGCATTGCCGCTGAGTACAACATTGATCTCTCGCAGGTCAAGAGCAGCAGCCCGCATGGGCGAGTCACCAAGGATGATGTCCTGCACTATCTGGAGCAGCAGCAGGCGCTCCAGCAAGGTCAGGCCCCGGCCCAGGCTCAGTTGCAAGCGCAGTCGCAGCCATCGCAACCTGCAGCCACGGCCCCGGTGACCGCGCAGCCAGGTCGAGGGGATGGGGCGAGCGCTACGGCGGGACCAGTCTTGGAGCCGCCGCCACTGCTGCCCTTGGAATCGCGGCGTGAGGAGCGCATCCGGCTCTCGCGTCGGCGCCTGACCATTGCTCAACGTCTGGTGGAGGCCCAGCACACGGCGGCCATGCTGACCACGTTTAATGAGGTCGACATGAGCGCTATTCTGGCCGTGCGGGCCCGTCACCGTGAGGAATTCAAGCAGCGCTATAGCATCTCGCTGGGCTTTATGTCCTTCTTCACGAAGGCAGTGGTGGGAGCACTCAAGGCTTTCCCTTATCTGAATGCGGAATTGCAAGGGCGCGAGCTGCTGGTCAAGCACTACTATGACATTGGCATCGCCGTGAGTACGGATGAAGGGCTGGTTGTGCCTGTGGTGCGCGATGCTGACCGTAAGAGCTTTGTGGAGATCGAGCGGGAGATTGCGGAGCTGGCACGGCGGGCGCGCAGCAATGAGCTAACGCTGGCGGATCTCCAGGGAGGGACCTTCACCATTACCAACGGCGGGGTCTTCGGCTCGCTGCTTTCGACGCCGATCCTCAATGGTCCCCAGGTAGGCATTCTGGGGATGCACAAGGTCCAGGAGCGTCCGGTTGTGGTCGATGGACAGGTGGTTGTACGTCCCATGATGTATGTGGCGCTCTCCTATGACCATCGCGTGGTCGATGGCCGCGAAGCTGTGCAGTTCCTGGTCCGGGTCAAGGAACTCCTGGAAGATCCCGAGCGGCTGCTGCTGGAAGGGTAG
- a CDS encoding 2-oxoglutarate dehydrogenase E1 component: protein MDNLQTFYGPNAGYVLDLYERYRTDPSAVDEKTRAIFARWRPVIREEGETPALGGAEGAPFAVEKVVAAVALAHAIRERGHLAAQLDPLGRPPQGDPALLPESHGLSEEDLAQLPASVVGGHAAEGARNALEAIQRLRAMYSGTISYEFDQVKSPHERLWLRDAVGLQLFQRRLSPQASRQLLQRLTQVEIFERFLHQTYPGQKRFSIEGCDVLVPMLDELIRCALESETREVIIGMAHRGRLNVLAHVLGKSYQAILAEFAHTRHEEGVPLTDTFGFGWSGDVKYHLGAEHLLGGDRSLALKIILAPNPSHLEFVNPVVEGMTRAAQERRDRAGEPRQELDGTLPILIHGDAAFPGEGVVAETLNLWHLQGYAVGGTIHIILNNQLGFTTEPQESRSTLFASDLAKGFSIPIIHVNADDPEAALTAIRLAHAYRDEFHKDILIELVGYRRWGHNEGDEPAFTQPQLYELIRAHPTVRELYARRLQEQGVATAQECKQMVEEAFATLRRAKQEVDEDPRRFEQLGGNGQNGLAVELEPAPPVSADQLRQFNRELLRWPQGFTVHPRLARVLQRRADALEQGSIDWGHAEALAFASILADGVPIRLSGQDSERGTFSQRHAVLHDSRTGERYVPLQHLSQAQASFAIYNSPLTETAVLGFEYGYSVHAPEALVLWEAQYGDFANVAQVMIDQFIASGRAKWRQQSSVVLLLPHGYEGQGPDHSSARLERFLQLSAGNNWRVTNCSTAAQYYHLLRQQAHSLQRHPLPLVALTPKSLLRHPLAAARLEELTTGRFQPVLDDTEARQRAQTIRRVLLCSGKMAIDLLASEQRSQASEVAVVRVEQLYPLPAEELLQVLSGYPSLQELVWVQEEPLNMGAWTYMAPRLQRLLASLPASQAVLRVLARPESASPATGFMDRYEAEQRALIEEALLGEGGVLVEKRSAEASAGKRRR, encoded by the coding sequence ATGGATAATTTACAGACATTTTATGGTCCAAATGCAGGCTATGTGCTCGATCTGTATGAACGTTATCGGACTGATCCCTCGGCAGTAGATGAGAAGACGCGCGCCATCTTTGCTCGCTGGAGGCCGGTGATCAGAGAGGAGGGGGAGACCCCGGCTTTGGGGGGGGCAGAGGGGGCGCCGTTTGCTGTAGAGAAGGTGGTGGCAGCGGTGGCGCTGGCTCATGCTATCCGCGAGCGGGGTCATCTGGCGGCTCAGCTTGATCCGCTTGGGCGCCCGCCGCAGGGCGACCCGGCCTTATTGCCCGAGAGTCACGGCCTCAGCGAAGAGGACCTGGCCCAGCTGCCCGCCAGTGTTGTTGGTGGGCATGCCGCCGAGGGAGCGCGCAACGCCCTGGAGGCTATCCAACGCCTGCGGGCCATGTATTCAGGAACCATCAGCTACGAGTTTGACCAGGTCAAGAGTCCCCATGAGCGTCTCTGGCTGCGCGATGCCGTAGGGCTGCAGCTCTTCCAGCGCCGTCTCAGTCCCCAGGCCAGCCGCCAGTTGCTGCAGCGCCTGACCCAGGTGGAGATCTTTGAGCGTTTCCTGCACCAGACCTATCCCGGCCAGAAGCGCTTCTCGATTGAGGGCTGCGATGTTCTGGTGCCGATGCTTGACGAGTTGATCCGCTGTGCGCTGGAGTCGGAGACGCGCGAGGTCATCATCGGCATGGCCCACCGTGGGCGCCTCAACGTGCTGGCCCACGTCCTGGGAAAGTCCTACCAGGCCATTCTGGCGGAGTTCGCCCACACGCGCCACGAGGAGGGAGTGCCGCTGACCGATACCTTCGGCTTCGGTTGGAGCGGCGATGTGAAATATCATCTTGGCGCGGAGCACCTGCTGGGTGGTGACCGCTCGCTGGCGCTCAAGATCATCCTGGCGCCCAATCCCAGCCATCTGGAGTTTGTGAATCCGGTGGTGGAGGGCATGACACGCGCGGCCCAGGAGCGTCGCGATCGCGCTGGGGAGCCGCGTCAGGAACTGGATGGAACCCTGCCGATCCTGATCCACGGCGATGCTGCCTTCCCGGGCGAGGGGGTGGTCGCGGAGACCCTGAACCTGTGGCATCTGCAGGGCTATGCGGTCGGGGGGACCATCCACATTATTCTTAATAACCAGCTGGGCTTTACTACGGAACCCCAGGAGAGCCGTTCGACGCTCTTCGCCAGCGATCTGGCCAAGGGCTTCAGTATCCCCATCATCCATGTCAACGCCGACGACCCCGAGGCTGCTCTGACCGCCATTCGCCTGGCCCATGCCTACCGCGATGAGTTCCACAAGGATATCCTGATTGAGCTGGTGGGCTATCGGCGGTGGGGCCATAACGAAGGCGATGAGCCGGCCTTTACTCAGCCGCAGCTCTATGAGCTGATCCGTGCCCACCCGACAGTACGCGAGCTGTATGCCCGCCGCCTGCAGGAGCAGGGGGTGGCGACTGCCCAGGAGTGCAAGCAGATGGTGGAGGAGGCCTTTGCAACACTGCGGCGGGCGAAGCAGGAGGTAGACGAGGACCCGCGCCGCTTCGAGCAGCTGGGAGGCAATGGCCAGAACGGTCTGGCGGTGGAGTTGGAGCCAGCTCCGCCGGTTTCAGCAGACCAGCTGCGCCAATTCAATCGCGAGTTGCTGCGCTGGCCCCAGGGCTTTACTGTTCATCCGCGCCTGGCTCGCGTGTTGCAGCGCCGCGCCGATGCGCTAGAGCAGGGCAGTATCGATTGGGGTCATGCCGAGGCCCTGGCCTTCGCCTCGATTCTGGCCGATGGTGTCCCGATTCGCCTCAGTGGCCAGGATTCGGAGCGGGGGACCTTCAGCCAGCGCCATGCGGTGCTGCACGATAGCCGTACGGGCGAGCGCTATGTGCCACTGCAGCATCTCTCACAGGCCCAGGCCAGCTTCGCCATCTACAATAGTCCGCTTACCGAGACGGCGGTGCTGGGCTTCGAGTATGGCTACAGCGTGCACGCGCCAGAGGCGCTCGTGCTCTGGGAGGCCCAGTACGGCGACTTCGCCAATGTAGCCCAGGTCATGATCGATCAGTTCATCGCTTCAGGACGGGCCAAGTGGCGTCAGCAGTCATCGGTGGTGCTGCTGCTGCCGCATGGCTATGAGGGCCAGGGACCAGACCATTCGAGTGCGCGCCTGGAGCGCTTCCTCCAACTATCGGCGGGCAATAACTGGCGAGTGACCAACTGCTCAACGGCAGCCCAATACTATCATCTGCTGCGTCAGCAGGCGCATAGTCTCCAGCGTCATCCCTTGCCACTGGTGGCCCTGACCCCCAAGAGCCTGCTGCGTCATCCGCTGGCGGCGGCGAGGCTGGAGGAGCTCACGACCGGGCGCTTCCAGCCAGTGCTCGACGATACCGAGGCGCGGCAACGGGCCCAGACCATCCGCCGGGTCTTGCTGTGCAGTGGGAAGATGGCTATCGATCTGCTGGCAAGCGAGCAGCGATCACAGGCCAGCGAAGTGGCAGTGGTGCGCGTGGAGCAACTTTATCCGCTGCCTGCCGAGGAGCTGCTGCAGGTGTTGAGCGGCTACCCGTCCTTACAAGAACTGGTCTGGGTCCAGGAGGAGCCGCTCAATATGGGGGCCTGGACGTATATGGCGCCCCGCCTGCAACGGCTGCTTGCCTCGCTCCCTGCGTCCCAGGCGGTGCTACGGGTGCTGGCGCGCCCCGAGAGCGCCAGCCCGGCCACCGGCTTTATGGACCGCTACGAGGCCGAGCAGCGCGCTTTGATCGAGGAGGCTCTGCTTGGCGAGGGCGGTGTGCTGGTGGAAAAGCGTAGCGCGGAGGCATCAGCAGGCAAACGTCGGCGCTAG
- a CDS encoding alanyl-tRNA editing protein, with protein sequence MKTKLIYLENSYTFECSAKVVAAEGDELALDATVFYPGGGGQMADRGTLSWDHGHQQASVMALRKQEEMVWHLLDSPPPPVGTEVTARIDWDFRYRMMRTHTALHLLCGVIWQEFRVPVTGGQMYPDRARMDFAMEGLTRERLAFIEQRVNEAIEADLPIRVYTLPREKAFAIPDLIRTRTNLLPPELEEVRIVEIVGLDLQADGGTHVRHTKEVGGIRIVRAENKGRLNKRLEIQLVDEPPGSDPNATFP encoded by the coding sequence ATGAAGACGAAGCTGATCTACCTGGAGAATAGCTATACCTTTGAATGCAGCGCCAAAGTCGTTGCCGCGGAGGGCGATGAGCTGGCCCTCGATGCCACCGTCTTCTATCCCGGCGGCGGGGGCCAGATGGCCGACCGCGGTACGCTCTCCTGGGATCACGGGCACCAGCAGGCCAGTGTCATGGCCCTCCGCAAGCAGGAAGAGATGGTCTGGCACCTGCTCGATAGTCCTCCCCCTCCCGTGGGCACTGAGGTCACGGCGCGCATCGACTGGGATTTCCGCTATCGCATGATGCGCACTCATACCGCTCTGCACCTGCTCTGCGGCGTGATCTGGCAAGAGTTTCGCGTCCCGGTGACCGGTGGCCAGATGTACCCCGACCGGGCGCGCATGGACTTTGCGATGGAGGGCCTGACCAGGGAACGCCTGGCCTTCATTGAACAGCGCGTCAACGAGGCCATCGAGGCCGATCTGCCTATTCGGGTCTATACCCTGCCGCGCGAGAAAGCCTTTGCCATCCCCGACCTGATCCGTACACGCACCAACCTGTTGCCCCCAGAGCTGGAGGAGGTGCGGATCGTGGAAATCGTTGGCCTCGATCTGCAGGCCGATGGCGGAACCCATGTCCGCCATACCAAAGAGGTCGGCGGTATTCGCATTGTCCGGGCCGAGAACAAAGGACGGCTCAATAAGCGCCTGGAGATCCAGCTTGTTGATGAGCCACCTGGCTCCGACCCCAACGCGACTTTCCCGTGA